Below is a window of Diaminobutyricibacter sp. McL0608 DNA.
GACGGACCTGCTCATTCGGGAGTGAACTCGTCGGAGACCTCGATCGCTCCGACCACGGTCGGCAACATGAAACCGACATTTACAGCGTCGCTGCCCGGCGTGGCCGATGGACCGCCTGTGTATCAGCCGGGAGTCGTCACCGCCTCCGGCACTCGCGACCTGCTGTTCCTCACGACCAAGACAGGGTGGATCGTCGCTCTCGATGCCTCCACCGGATCGACGGTGTGGTCGCGCCAGACCGGCCCGGGCGGCTGCACCATCAACAACGGCGGCACTCCGTGCTACACGACCTCGTCACCGGCCATCGACCCGAGCGCGAAATACGTCTACTCGTACGGGCTGGACGGCCGCGTGCACAAGTACGCGACCGGCACGGGGGTGGAGGTCGTCGCCGCGCCCTGGCCAGAAGTCACCACCACGAAGCCGTTCGACGAGAAGAGCTCCCCCGCACTGACCATCGCGACCGTCGGCGCGACCTCGTACCTGTATGCGGCGAACGGAGGCTATCCGGGCGATCGCGGGGACTACCAGGGCCACGTGACCACGATCAACCTCGCGACAGGCACGCAGACCGTGTTCAACACGCTGTGCAGCGATAAGACGATCCATTTCACAGAGACGGCTGCCACCGACTGCCCGCAGGTCCAGTCCGCCGTCTGGGCACGGCCAAGCGTCGACTACGACGCTGCCACGCAGCTGATCTACTTCACGACAGGCAACTCCGTCTTCGACGGAGTACACAACTGGGGCGATACCGTTCTCGCCATCCACCCGGATGGAACGGGAGCGGGCGGCGGTCCGGTCGACAGTTACACACCCACCAACCAGACGCAGCTCAACACGTCAGACCTCGACCTCGGAAGCACATCGCCCGAGATCGTGACAGCGCCGCCCGGATCGACGGTGGCGAATCTCGGCGTCCAGGGGGGCAAGGATGCGATGCTGCGCCTGCTGGATCTGGCGAACCTGAGCGGAAAGGGCGGCCCCGGCCACCTCGGCGGGGAGCTGCAGCTGCTGGGCGTCCCCCAGGGTGGCATGGTGCTGACCCAGCCGGCCGCGTGGACCGACCCTGCGACGGGGACGTCCTGGGTGTTCGTGGCCAACGGCAGCGGACTCTCCGCGCTCAAAGTCGTCGCGGGTGCCGGGGGCAAGCCACAGTTGACTGCCGGGTGGACGCACACCGGGAGTGCTTTCGGCGGCACGACGCCGATCGTCGCGGGCGGAGTCCTTTTCTATCTGACGAACGGGGGCGCGCGCGCACTCGACCCGGCGACCGGGCTCACCCTGTGGACCGACACCTCGGGCACTGTCGGACTGCACTGGCAGAGTCCGATAGTCGTCAACGGCCACCTCTACTACGCGGACGGCAGTGGAAAGGTGCGGGCGTTCAGTGTTCCCGTGAAGACATCCTCACGGCTGTCCGGCCTCGACCGTTACGCGACGGGCGCTGCCGTGTCGGCGGCGACGTTCGCACCGGGAGTGCCGGTCGCCTATGTCGCGACTGGTATGGGCTTCGCGGATGCGCTCTCAGGATCCGCCGCGGCAGGTGCTGGCCGCGGACCTGTGCTCCTCGTCCCGCCCACGAACATCCCGTCGGCCGTCGCCGCCGAACTGACCCGGCTGCATCCGGCCAGAATCGTCGTGCTCGGCGGCACGGGTGCGGTGAGTGCCGCTGTCGAGAACCAGCTCAGCTCGTTCGCAAGCGCGACCAGGGTAGCCGGGGGCGACCGCTATGCGACCAGCGCTGCGATCTCGTCGACCGCGTTCGCGTCGGGGCCGCACCCTGTGGCGTACATCGCGAGCGGCGAGGACTTCCCGGATGCGCTCTCCGGCGGTGCGCTCGCTGCGGGCGCGACCGGCGGCGGTCCCCTGCTGCTGGTCACCCGGGACGCCATCCCTGCCGCGATCACCACCGAACTCAACCGCCTGCGACCTTCGAAGATCGTCGTACTCGGGGGTCCAGGCGCCGTCGGAGCAGCCGTCAGGGCGACGCTGGGGGCACGCGCACCGGTGACGACTCTCAGCGGGGCCGACCGTTACGCAACCAGCGCAGCCGTCGCAGACGGGTTCCCTGCAGCGGCATCGTCCGTCTACATCGCCGTCGGAACGTCGTACCCGGATGGGCTCGCGGCGGCAGCAGCCGCAGGAAACCGGAATGCGCCCGTGCTACTCGTCACACAGCACTCGATCCCGGCTGTCACCGCCGGCGCGCTGACGCGGCTGCAGCCGAACTCGATCATCGTCGTCGGTGGCACCGCCGCGATCGACAACGGCGTTCAGACCGCACTCGGGGCGTACGTGCACTGAGTCGGGCTGGATGGTGTGCTTGTGCGCCTTCGGCGGCCGAGTCGACGCGGCAGTGCCGCGACGGCTCGGCGCGAAGATCGACATTCAGGAGTTACTCTTCGTCGAGGATCGAGTCCGGCTGAATGGCTGTGCTTTTCGCCTTCGGCGACCGAGTCGACGCGGCAGTGCCGCGACGGCTCGGCGCGAAGATCGACATTCAGGAGTTACTCTTCGTCGAGGATCGAGTCCGGCTGAATGTCGATCTTCGCGCCCGTCAGTTTGGCGGCCAGACGGGCGTTCTGGCCCTCCTTGCCGATCGCGAGAGAGAGCTGGTAGTCGGGAACGAGCGCACGCACAGCCTTGAGCGACTCGTCGATCACGAAGGCACTGGTCACCTTCGCCGGCGACAGGGCACTCGACACGAAGGTCGCGAGATCGGGCGAGTAGTCGACGATGTCGATCTTCTCGTTGTTCAGCTCCGCCGTCACCGCGCGCACACGTTGCCCGAGCTCGCCGATGCAGGCGCCCTTCGCGTTGACCCCGGGCTGCGTCGCCCGCACCGCGATCTTCGTACGGTGCCCGGCCTCGCGGGCCAGCGACACGATCTCGACCACGCCGCTCGCGATCTCGGGAACCTCGAGCGCGAACAGCTTGCGGACAAGCGCCGGGTGCGTGCGCGACACCGTGATCGACGGCCCCTTCAGCCCCTTCGACACGCTGGTGACGTAGACGCGGATGCGCGAACCGTGCGTGTACTCCTCACCGGGAACCTGCTCCTCAGGCGGAAGGATCGCTTCGACGCTGCCCAGGTCGACGTGGATCATGCGCGGGTTCGGACCCTGCTGGATCACGCCCGCGACGATGTCGCCCTCGCGCCCGCGGAACTCGCCGAGTACAGCGTCGTCAGCGATGTCACGCAACCGCTGGTTGATGACCTGCTTGGCTGCGAACGCCGCGATCCGGCCGAAGTCGCTCGGGCTGTCCTCGGCCTCGCCGATGACGTTTCCCTCGTCGTCCAGCTCCGGAACGTAGACGGACACGTGACCGGTCTTTCGATCAAGGTGTACGCGCGCTGCAGGCGGCTGGTCCGTGTGTCCGTGACGGTGATCAGGCTGGTTGGTGTGCTTCAGATACGCAGTCAGGATCGCCTGTTCGATGATCTGCACCAGCTCGTCGAAGGGAATCTCTCGTTCGCGCTCCATGAGACGCAAGACGCTGAGGTCGATGTCCATGCCGGCCTCCTCTATTCAGATCTTGCCGCCGCGAACCGCGCGACGGACTCAGCTATCTACGGTACCCGATCGTGGGCCCGCCCGTAACGCTGGACAATGCCTCCATCGCGCGTACCGTGTGGATGATGACGGCAGAAGTGAAGGGGACCGCGCGTTCCGCGGAGAACAACCCCGCTGTGAAGATCCTCGCCCGTGTCGGCAATGTCGCCGTCGGGATCGTGCACATCCTGATCGGCGGCATCGCGATCAGCATCGCCTTCGGAACGGGTGGCGAGGCAGACCAGTCAGGGGCGTTCAATCAGCTCATGCAGACGCCCGGAGGTGTGATCATCGTCTGGATCGTCGTCGTCGGGCTTGTGGCGCTCGGTTTCTGGCAGATCCTGCAGACGATCGTGGCGCCGGGAGCGGATCCGAAACGGCGCTGGGCCACCCGGCTGAAGGAAGCCGCCAAGGGCGTCATCTATTTCGCGCTCGCGTGGGTCGGGATCGTGGTCGCCCTGGGAGGATCCTCGAATTCGGCGTCGTCCACCTCGTCGGCGAGCGCGAAGATCCTGAGCACGCCGGGCGGTGTCTTCCTGCTGATCCTGATCGGCCTCCTGATCTTCGGGATCGGCGTGGGGTACGTTGTGCGCGGCGCGACGAAGCGGTTCGCCCGCGACATCCAGACGCCGCCCGGCCCTGCCGGGGATGCGACGATCACGCTCGGTGTCGTCGGCTACATCGCCAAAGGCGTCGCGCTGGGCATCGTCGGTGTGCTCTTCGTGGTCGCCGCAGTGACCTTCGACCCGGCCAAGGCGAACGGTCTGGACGGAGCCCTGCTCACGCTGCGCGGGCTGCCCTTCGGCGTCTTCATCCTGTTCGTGGTCGCCGTCGGGCTGATCGCCTACGGCGTGTACTACTGCGTGCGAGCCTTCGTCGTCCGCCTCTGACTACTGCCGGCGAAACGGCCTCAGCGGGACAGGATCCCGGCGACTTCGGCGACCGGCACCTGTGTGCGCTCGCCCGTGCGGCGATCCCAGACCTCGACGACGCCCTCGGCCGCGCTGCGGCCGACGATGACGATCTTCGGCACCCCGATGAGTTCGGCGTCACCGAACTTCACGCCGGGTGAGACTTTCGGGCGGTCGTCGAACAGCACGTCGAGGCCCGCATCCTCGAGGGAGGCGGTGAGCGCTTCGGCGACCTCGAACACGACCGGCTCGCGTCCCGCCGCAACGACGTGCACGTCGAACGGCGCGACCGACTCGGGCCAGATCAGCCCCTTGTCGTCATTGTTGAGCTCGGCGAGGATCGCGAGGATGCGCGTCACGCCGATGCCGTAGGACCCCATCGTCACCGTGACGAGCTTGCCGTTCTCGTCGAGCACCTTGAGCCCGAGGGCATCGGCGTACTTGCGGCCGAGCTGGAAGACATGGCCGATCTCCATGCCGCGGGCGAGTTCGACCGGACCCGAACCGTCGGGCGCCGGGTCTCCGGGGTGCACTTCGGCGACCTCGACTGTCCCGTCACTTGAGAAGTCGCGTCCGGCGACCAGGCCGAAGACGTGGTGCCCTTCTTCGTTCGCGCCCGTGATCCAGCCGGAACCGTCGACGACACGGGGGTCGACGAGGTAGCGGATGCCCGTGCTGGCGTCTTCGCCGAGCACCGGGCCGAGCGCGGACCACGGACCGATGTACCCCTTCACGAGTCCGGGGTTCGCCAGGAAGTCCTCCGGGGTCGCCTGCTCCACCTCGGTGGGCGCGAACGCGACCTCTGCGCGCTTGAGGTCGACGTCGCGGTCTCCGGGCAACCCGACGACAACGAGCTCGCGACGCCCGTCGAGGTGAACGAGGGCGAGCACGACGTTCTTGAGCGTGTCCGCAGCGGACCACGCTCGCCCGTCAGGGCGCGGGTGCTTCTCGTTCGCCAGATCGACCAGGGTCTGGATCGTGGGAGTATCCGGCGTGTGGAGCACCTCGGCAGGCGTCAGTTTCTCGTAGGTGCGCGTGGGAGGCGCCACCGTGGTGAACGCCTCGACGTTGGCCGCGTAGCCCCCGGCGGAGCGAACGAAGGTGTCCTCGCCGACGGCGGTCGGGTGCAGGAACTCCTCGCTGCGGGAACCGCCCATCGCACCGGCGTCGGCCTGCACGATCACATACTCGAGGCCGAGCCGCGAGAAGATGCGCTCATACGCGTCGCGCTGCGCCATGTAGCTCGTGTCGAGTCCCTCATCTGTGTAGTCGAACGAGTACGCGTCTTTCATCGTGAATTCGCGTCCGCGCAGGAGGCCAGCGCGCGGACGCGCCTCGTCGCGGTACTTGTCCTGGATCTGGTAGATCGACAGCGGCAGGTCTTTGTAGCTGGAGTACAGGTCTTTCACCAGCAGGGTGAAGACCTCTTCGTGCGTCGGAGCGAGGAGATAGTCGCCGCCCTTGCGGTCCTTGAGCCGGAAGATGCCGTCGCCGTATTCCTCCCAGCGTCCCGTGGCCTCATACGGGTCGCGCGGAAGCAGCGCGGGAAAATGCACCTCGTGGGCCCCGGCCGCCTCCATCTCCTCACGGATGATCGTCTCGATCTTGCCCTTGACGCGCAGACCGAGCGGAAGCCACGCGAAGATGCCCGGCGCCTGGCGGCGGATGTAGCCGGCACGGACGAGCAGCCGGTGACTGGTCACTTCTGCGTCGGAGGGGTCTTCACGAAGGGTGCGGAGGAAGTAGTTCGACAGACGTGTGGGCACCGTTCCATGTTAGAGGGCGGCGACCGGGACGTTGCGCGGCCTGTGATTGGTGGCCCGCGGATCACGCTGCAGGACGCTGGAGCGCCTTCGAGACGGCCGCTGCGATCACCTGCTGGCCGGCGGGCGTCGGATGCACGTCGTCGGACTGCATCAACGCCGGCTTGCCGAACAGGGGCTGGCCGATGTCCAGCGCACGGCCGCCGACGGCGGAGACGGCGCGCACGACGTCGAGGTCGATGTCGTCCAGCTGGGGCGGGACGTTCTTGTCGTTCCAGACGGGGCTCACCGCGAGGATCTCCGCCCGCGGCAGCGCTGCGTGGAGAGCGCGGATCGTCGCAGCCGTCTCACCTGCGATCATCGTGTCGTCGCTTCCCAGATCGTTGCTGCTCCCCGACACGAACACGATCGACGGATTCAGGCGGGCCGCGACCGCCACCTGGTCGGCGAACGTGTCCCCGTTGTCGCCCGGCGTCACGAAACCGGAGCCGTCGCTTGCGAGGTTGGTGAGCCGCCAGCCGTACTCCTGCGCAAGGAGGGCCGGCCAGGCCTGACCGGGGTGGAGGCCATGGCCTTCCATGATCGAATCGCCGATGGCGACCACGGTCGGTCCCGTCGCGCTGGCTTCCGTGGTGTGCGCGACGATCGTCGGCCGCCCCGTGGCGGACGCGACGCCGACAGCGAGCGACACGGCGACGAGCAGCACGCCGGCAGCCAGAACTGCCGGAATCCTCTCCCGCCGCACACGCATGGCGACAGGATAAGCACCCGCTCCGCAGAACGGCTATGCGATACCTATGCGCTTGCCCGGGCTGGAGATGCTCAGCTGACCGTGACGACAGGCTCGCCGCTGGTCACGTCGGGCATTTCGGCCGCGAGCCGGTTGGCCTCCGCGATGAGAGTCGCGACGATCTCGGACTCCGGCACGGTCTTGATGACCTCGCCTTTCACGAAGATCTGCCCCTTGCCGTTACCCGACGCGACTCCGAGGTCGGCCTCGCGTGCTTCACCGGGGCCGTTGACGACGCATCCCATGACCGCGACGCGAAGCGGAACACTCATCCCTTCGAGCCCGCTGGTGACGTCGTTCGCGAGCTTGTAGACGTCGACCTGAGCCCGGCCGCAGCTGGGGCAGGAGACGATCTCGAGCTTGCGTTCGCGGAGGTTGAGCGACTGCAGGATCTGCAGACCGACCTTGACCTCCTCGGCCGGCGGCGCGGAGAGCGAGACCCGGATGGTATCGCCGATCCCCTCGGAGAGCAGGATCCCGAAGGCGGTCGCCGACTTGATCGTGCCCTGGAAACTCGGGCCCGCCTCGGTGACGCCGAGGTGGAGCGGCCAGTCGCCGCGCTCGGCCAGAAGACGATAGGCCTTGACCATCACGATCGGGTCGTTGTGCTTGACCGAGATCTTGAAGTCGTGGAAGTCGTGCTCCTCGAACAGGCCCGCCTCCCAGACGGCCGACTCGACGAGGGCCTCCGGGGTCGCCTTGCCGTATTTCTCCAGAAGCCGCGGGTCGAGAGAGCCGGCGTTCACACCGATGCGGATGGAGACCCCGGCCTCCTTGGCGCGGCGGGCGATCTCACCTACCTGGTCGTCGAACTTGCGGATGTTGCCAGGGTTCACACGCACTCCGGCACACCCGGCATCGATAGCGGCGTAGACGTAGTTCGGCTGGAAGTGGATGTCGGCGATCACCGGGATCTGGCTCTTCTTCGCGATGATCGGAAGGGCTTCGGCATCGTCGCGGCTCGGAACGGCCACACGCACGATGTCGCAACCTGACGCGGTGAGCTCCGCGATCTGCTGGAGCGTCGCGTTGATGTTCGGTGTCGGCGTCGTCGTCATGGACTGGACGCTGATCTGCGCGTCGCCGCCGACGAGGACTTTGCCGACTCTGATCTGCCTGGACTTCCGTCGCGGAGCCAGGACTTCGGGAACCTTGGGCATTCCCAGATTGATTGCAGCCACGGTTCTAGCTTAGGCGTCCAGCCACACGGAGGGGTGGGCGCGGGGGCTACTCTCAGCCGAAGAGGTTGACCGGCTTGACGATGTCCGCGTAGATGAGCAGCAGGCTCATGCCGCCGAGCACGACCACCACCGCCATGGTCAATGGCATCAGTTTCGCCATGTCGACGGGCCCCGGGTCGCGCTTCTTGAACAGTTTCGCCCAGCTGCGGCGGATGCCCTCCCACAGCGCCCCGGCGATGTGACCGCCGTCGAGCGGGAGCAGCGGGATCAGGTTGAACACGAACAGCGCGATGTTCAGCGAAGCGAGCAGCCCGATCATCGTGTACACCTTGTCGACGACCGGAACGTTGTTGAGCGCGGTGAGCTCGCCCGCCGCGCGACCGACGCCGACCACGCTGATCGGGCCATTCGGGTCGCGCTCACCCGGCCCGAAGGCCGCGTTCCAGACGCCGACCATGCGCTGCGGCAGGTCGACGATCATTCCGCCGACGGCGCCGATCTGCGTGCCGACGGCCGGAAGGACAGCGGTGGGCGGCTGCGGTACGAGTTCACGAAGCGGACCGATCCCGATGAACCCGGCCTGCACGGTCTCGGACGTGCCGCTCGCATCCTTCTGCACCGCGCCCTGCGCGTTCGTCACGTACTTCGTCGTCATGGCGGGCGTCACCGTGAAGGTGTGCCGGGTTCCGTCGCGCTCGACGACGACGGTCAAGGCCTGGTCGGCCGACTTCTGGATGATGGCGGTCGACTGGTCCCAGCTGGTGATCGCGGTGCCGTCGATGCTGACGATGCGGTCGCCCGGTCGAATACCGGCGTCATAGGCGGGCGCGGCCGGGTCGGACGCGCTGCACGTCTGGTTCGTGGCGGTCGGGGAGATGAGACAGGTGCTCACCGTGGCGACCGTGGTGCTGTTCTGCGCCGTGCCGAACCCGCACAGCAGAATGGCGAACAGCGCGATGCCGATGAGCAGGTTCATCACCGGGCCGCCGAGCATGATGACGATGCGCTTGGCGACCGGGAGGCGGTAGAAGGCCCGGCTGTCCTCGCCGGTCTTGATGGTCTGTGCGCTCTGCTCACGCGCATCCTGCACCATGTTCTGCATGAACCCTGTGGTCGCGTCGCGTGCGCCCTCACCGTTCTTGCCGGGAGGGAACATGCCGATCATCGAGATGTAGCCGCCGAGCGGGATGGCTTTGACCCCGTACTGGGTCTCGCCCTTGCGGAACGAGAAGAGCGTCTTGCCGAACCCGATCATGTACTGGGTGACCTTGACGCCGAAGAGCTTCGCGGGAACCAGGTGCCCGATCTCGTGCAGGCCGATCGACAGGGCGAGGCCGACCACCATGATGGCGACGCCGAGGATGAAGAGAAGCACGGATTCCACGCCGCAACACTACCGCCGGGCAGCTTGGAAGCAGCCGGAAGTTCGCTATGGACCGCCGGGCCGTTCAGTGAGCGGCGATCAGCCGGTCGGCCTCCGCTCGCGCCCGAAGCTCGGCCGCGCGGAGCGTCT
It encodes the following:
- a CDS encoding SGNH/GDSL hydrolase family protein, with protein sequence MRVRRERIPAVLAAGVLLVAVSLAVGVASATGRPTIVAHTTEASATGPTVVAIGDSIMEGHGLHPGQAWPALLAQEYGWRLTNLASDGSGFVTPGDNGDTFADQVAVAARLNPSIVFVSGSSNDLGSDDTMIAGETAATIRALHAALPRAEILAVSPVWNDKNVPPQLDDIDLDVVRAVSAVGGRALDIGQPLFGKPALMQSDDVHPTPAGQQVIAAAVSKALQRPAA
- a CDS encoding M50 family metallopeptidase, which produces MESVLLFILGVAIMVVGLALSIGLHEIGHLVPAKLFGVKVTQYMIGFGKTLFSFRKGETQYGVKAIPLGGYISMIGMFPPGKNGEGARDATTGFMQNMVQDAREQSAQTIKTGEDSRAFYRLPVAKRIVIMLGGPVMNLLIGIALFAILLCGFGTAQNSTTVATVSTCLISPTATNQTCSASDPAAPAYDAGIRPGDRIVSIDGTAITSWDQSTAIIQKSADQALTVVVERDGTRHTFTVTPAMTTKYVTNAQGAVQKDASGTSETVQAGFIGIGPLRELVPQPPTAVLPAVGTQIGAVGGMIVDLPQRMVGVWNAAFGPGERDPNGPISVVGVGRAAGELTALNNVPVVDKVYTMIGLLASLNIALFVFNLIPLLPLDGGHIAGALWEGIRRSWAKLFKKRDPGPVDMAKLMPLTMAVVVVLGGMSLLLIYADIVKPVNLFG
- the nusA gene encoding transcription termination factor NusA, with product MDIDLSVLRLMEREREIPFDELVQIIEQAILTAYLKHTNQPDHRHGHTDQPPAARVHLDRKTGHVSVYVPELDDEGNVIGEAEDSPSDFGRIAAFAAKQVINQRLRDIADDAVLGEFRGREGDIVAGVIQQGPNPRMIHVDLGSVEAILPPEEQVPGEEYTHGSRIRVYVTSVSKGLKGPSITVSRTHPALVRKLFALEVPEIASGVVEIVSLAREAGHRTKIAVRATQPGVNAKGACIGELGQRVRAVTAELNNEKIDIVDYSPDLATFVSSALSPAKVTSAFVIDESLKAVRALVPDYQLSLAIGKEGQNARLAAKLTGAKIDIQPDSILDEE
- a CDS encoding DUF1206 domain-containing protein, yielding MTAEVKGTARSAENNPAVKILARVGNVAVGIVHILIGGIAISIAFGTGGEADQSGAFNQLMQTPGGVIIVWIVVVGLVALGFWQILQTIVAPGADPKRRWATRLKEAAKGVIYFALAWVGIVVALGGSSNSASSTSSASAKILSTPGGVFLLILIGLLIFGIGVGYVVRGATKRFARDIQTPPGPAGDATITLGVVGYIAKGVALGIVGVLFVVAAVTFDPAKANGLDGALLTLRGLPFGVFILFVVAVGLIAYGVYYCVRAFVVRL
- a CDS encoding cell wall-binding repeat-containing protein; this translates as MPRERNTGWGRALRVALAAGTAVTLLTLAAVSPASGATVAWPQFGDGPAHSGVNSSETSIAPTTVGNMKPTFTASLPGVADGPPVYQPGVVTASGTRDLLFLTTKTGWIVALDASTGSTVWSRQTGPGGCTINNGGTPCYTTSSPAIDPSAKYVYSYGLDGRVHKYATGTGVEVVAAPWPEVTTTKPFDEKSSPALTIATVGATSYLYAANGGYPGDRGDYQGHVTTINLATGTQTVFNTLCSDKTIHFTETAATDCPQVQSAVWARPSVDYDAATQLIYFTTGNSVFDGVHNWGDTVLAIHPDGTGAGGGPVDSYTPTNQTQLNTSDLDLGSTSPEIVTAPPGSTVANLGVQGGKDAMLRLLDLANLSGKGGPGHLGGELQLLGVPQGGMVLTQPAAWTDPATGTSWVFVANGSGLSALKVVAGAGGKPQLTAGWTHTGSAFGGTTPIVAGGVLFYLTNGGARALDPATGLTLWTDTSGTVGLHWQSPIVVNGHLYYADGSGKVRAFSVPVKTSSRLSGLDRYATGAAVSAATFAPGVPVAYVATGMGFADALSGSAAAGAGRGPVLLVPPTNIPSAVAAELTRLHPARIVVLGGTGAVSAAVENQLSSFASATRVAGGDRYATSAAISSTAFASGPHPVAYIASGEDFPDALSGGALAAGATGGGPLLLVTRDAIPAAITTELNRLRPSKIVVLGGPGAVGAAVRATLGARAPVTTLSGADRYATSAAVADGFPAAASSVYIAVGTSYPDGLAAAAAAGNRNAPVLLVTQHSIPAVTAGALTRLQPNSIIVVGGTAAIDNGVQTALGAYVH
- a CDS encoding proline--tRNA ligase, with amino-acid sequence MPTRLSNYFLRTLREDPSDAEVTSHRLLVRAGYIRRQAPGIFAWLPLGLRVKGKIETIIREEMEAAGAHEVHFPALLPRDPYEATGRWEEYGDGIFRLKDRKGGDYLLAPTHEEVFTLLVKDLYSSYKDLPLSIYQIQDKYRDEARPRAGLLRGREFTMKDAYSFDYTDEGLDTSYMAQRDAYERIFSRLGLEYVIVQADAGAMGGSRSEEFLHPTAVGEDTFVRSAGGYAANVEAFTTVAPPTRTYEKLTPAEVLHTPDTPTIQTLVDLANEKHPRPDGRAWSAADTLKNVVLALVHLDGRRELVVVGLPGDRDVDLKRAEVAFAPTEVEQATPEDFLANPGLVKGYIGPWSALGPVLGEDASTGIRYLVDPRVVDGSGWITGANEEGHHVFGLVAGRDFSSDGTVEVAEVHPGDPAPDGSGPVELARGMEIGHVFQLGRKYADALGLKVLDENGKLVTVTMGSYGIGVTRILAILAELNNDDKGLIWPESVAPFDVHVVAAGREPVVFEVAEALTASLEDAGLDVLFDDRPKVSPGVKFGDAELIGVPKIVIVGRSAAEGVVEVWDRRTGERTQVPVAEVAGILSR
- the ispG gene encoding flavodoxin-dependent (E)-4-hydroxy-3-methylbut-2-enyl-diphosphate synthase yields the protein MAAINLGMPKVPEVLAPRRKSRQIRVGKVLVGGDAQISVQSMTTTPTPNINATLQQIAELTASGCDIVRVAVPSRDDAEALPIIAKKSQIPVIADIHFQPNYVYAAIDAGCAGVRVNPGNIRKFDDQVGEIARRAKEAGVSIRIGVNAGSLDPRLLEKYGKATPEALVESAVWEAGLFEEHDFHDFKISVKHNDPIVMVKAYRLLAERGDWPLHLGVTEAGPSFQGTIKSATAFGILLSEGIGDTIRVSLSAPPAEEVKVGLQILQSLNLRERKLEIVSCPSCGRAQVDVYKLANDVTSGLEGMSVPLRVAVMGCVVNGPGEAREADLGVASGNGKGQIFVKGEVIKTVPESEIVATLIAEANRLAAEMPDVTSGEPVVTVS